A genomic segment from Actinomycetota bacterium encodes:
- a CDS encoding NAD(P) transhydrogenase subunit alpha translates to MDESLTNSLYVFVLAAFLGYQVISRVSVLLHTPLMSLTNAIAAISLVGSLILAGSAQAPYATLMGAIAVAASFANVVGGFLITDRMLKMFKTKEPVKP, encoded by the coding sequence ATGGATGAGTCACTCACCAATAGCCTGTACGTCTTCGTACTGGCTGCCTTCCTCGGGTACCAGGTGATCAGCCGGGTCTCCGTACTGCTCCACACACCGCTGATGTCTCTCACCAACGCAATTGCAGCCATCTCGCTGGTTGGTTCGCTGATCCTGGCCGGCTCGGCCCAGGCCCCGTACGCCACCCTGATGGGTGCGATTGCAGTCGCCGCCTCGTTCGCAAACGTGGTCGGTGGATTCCTCATCACCGACCGGATGCTGAAGATGTTCAAGACGAAGGAGCCGGTCAAGCCATGA
- a CDS encoding NAD(P)(+) transhydrogenase (Re/Si-specific) subunit beta, which translates to MNPLNLATAATEAAPVGGVTRWIDLVYLISAVGFIMSLKWLSHPSTARKGVKAGEIGMLLAIIGTLMKEEIVEFQWIAIAMVIGAVIGVPLALLMKMTAVPQRTAFSHALGALAAGLVGTAEFYLHGANLSKVALTAIGFEVVLGYLTFTGSLMAFGKLQGILPSKPILYKGQNFINLGIFAASVIIAGYLVVNPGAAHLFPWLIGLTLIFGIALIVPIGGADMPTVIALLNGYAGLSAAAMGFALDNKLLIIAGALDGTSGLILSIIMCKAMNRSFANVLFGGFGAVAHIKDGHVEERSVRSISPEETAQMLENSDSVIIIPGYGMAVSQAQHKVRELYDALTKRGVDVRFAIHPVAGRMPGHMNVLLAEADIPYDRLIDMDEINSDFPQTDVALIIGANDVVNPSARTDKTSPIYGMPILNADQAQTVMVVKRGMSAGFAGVENELFFEDKTMMLFGDAKGYIADVVKELSGVHAGH; encoded by the coding sequence ATGAACCCTCTAAATCTTGCAACCGCCGCGACAGAAGCCGCCCCCGTCGGGGGAGTCACACGCTGGATCGATCTCGTCTACCTGATCTCCGCAGTCGGGTTCATCATGTCGCTGAAGTGGCTCAGCCACCCCAGCACCGCCCGCAAGGGAGTCAAGGCCGGCGAGATCGGAATGCTTCTCGCCATCATCGGAACCTTGATGAAGGAAGAGATCGTCGAGTTCCAGTGGATCGCCATCGCCATGGTCATCGGGGCAGTCATCGGTGTTCCACTGGCCCTTCTGATGAAGATGACGGCGGTGCCGCAACGGACCGCCTTCTCCCACGCTCTGGGCGCCCTGGCGGCCGGTCTCGTGGGAACCGCCGAGTTCTACCTTCACGGCGCCAACCTGTCCAAGGTCGCCCTGACGGCTATCGGTTTCGAGGTGGTCCTGGGATACCTGACGTTCACCGGATCGCTCATGGCATTCGGCAAGCTGCAGGGCATCCTGCCCAGCAAGCCGATCCTCTACAAGGGCCAGAACTTCATCAACCTCGGAATCTTCGCTGCTTCGGTGATCATCGCCGGGTACCTGGTGGTCAATCCCGGCGCCGCCCACCTGTTTCCGTGGCTGATCGGGCTGACCCTGATCTTCGGTATCGCACTGATCGTCCCGATCGGCGGCGCGGACATGCCTACGGTCATCGCTCTGCTCAACGGCTACGCCGGCCTTTCGGCAGCCGCCATGGGCTTTGCGCTGGACAACAAGCTGCTGATCATCGCAGGGGCCCTGGACGGAACGTCCGGCTTGATCCTGTCGATAATCATGTGCAAGGCCATGAACCGGTCCTTCGCCAACGTGCTGTTCGGCGGGTTCGGGGCGGTTGCGCACATCAAGGACGGCCACGTCGAGGAGCGTTCGGTTCGCAGCATCAGCCCGGAGGAAACCGCGCAGATGCTGGAGAACTCGGACTCGGTCATCATCATTCCCGGCTACGGAATGGCGGTGTCGCAAGCCCAGCACAAGGTGCGTGAGCTGTACGACGCACTGACAAAGCGGGGCGTCGACGTCCGGTTTGCCATCCACCCGGTGGCAGGCCGCATGCCGGGCCACATGAACGTGCTGCTGGCGGAGGCGGACATTCCGTACGACCGGCTGATCGACATGGACGAGATCAACTCCGACTTCCCGCAGACGGACGTTGCGTTGATCATCGGGGCCAACGACGTGGTCAACCCGTCCGCAAGGACCGATAAGACCAGCCCGATCTACGGCATGCCGATCCTGAACGCCGACCAGGCGCAGACGGTCATGGTGGTGAAGCGAGGCATGTCGGCCGGTTTCGCCGGCGTGGAGAACGAGTTGTTCTTCGAGGACAAGACGATGATGCTCTTCGGCGACGCCAAGGGTTACATCGCCGATGTCGTGAAGGAGCTGTCGGGGGTGCACGCAGGGCACTAG
- a CDS encoding VTT domain-containing protein, which produces MEFVTDAIRWILHPDLEPLLERGAPIFLLVIAAIVFAESGLLFGFFLPGDSLLFSAGLVVALAGRPNLAVLILVVFLAAVLGDQVGYMFGNKVGPSIFKRPDSRFFKQENVTKSHEFFEKHGPKALILARFIPIVRTFTPILAGVSSMRYRTFVTFNVVGGAIWSVLGILLGYGLGKRFPELETYITPIIIFIIFLSLIPVFIEVFKSRRRARARV; this is translated from the coding sequence TTGGAATTTGTAACGGACGCCATCCGGTGGATACTCCACCCGGACCTCGAGCCGCTTCTCGAGCGCGGCGCTCCCATCTTCCTTCTGGTGATCGCCGCCATCGTGTTCGCCGAATCCGGCCTGTTGTTCGGGTTCTTCCTGCCCGGGGACTCGCTTCTGTTCTCCGCAGGACTGGTGGTGGCGCTGGCGGGACGGCCGAACCTGGCGGTGCTGATCCTCGTCGTCTTCCTGGCGGCCGTCCTGGGTGACCAGGTTGGCTACATGTTCGGCAACAAGGTCGGCCCCTCCATCTTCAAGCGGCCGGACTCCAGGTTCTTCAAGCAGGAGAACGTGACGAAAAGCCACGAATTCTTCGAAAAACACGGCCCCAAGGCGCTGATCCTGGCGCGATTCATCCCGATCGTGAGGACCTTCACTCCGATCCTCGCCGGCGTGTCGAGCATGCGCTACCGGACGTTTGTGACCTTCAACGTCGTCGGCGGGGCGATCTGGTCGGTCCTTGGAATCCTGCTCGGCTACGGGCTTGGAAAACGTTTTCCGGAGCTGGAGACCTACATCACGCCGATCATCATCTTCATCATCTTCCTGTCCCTAATCCCGGTCTTCATCGAGGTCTTCAAAAGCCGCCGGCGGGCCAGGGCGAGGGTCTAG
- a CDS encoding cyclic nucleotide-binding domain-containing protein — MEPQRSLVQMLGSLALFSDLSLPELEAAAHTFSEEWFAQGQRILRRGFTGTGFHIIVDGEAMVRVDGKDVTKLGRGDFFGEISVLLGELPTADVVALDPLQCLVLAGPATEAFLHAHPKVMYRLLQAEAMRLKNTLLWQN, encoded by the coding sequence ATGGAGCCACAACGCAGCCTGGTCCAGATGCTGGGGAGTCTGGCCCTGTTCTCGGATCTGTCGCTTCCCGAGCTGGAGGCCGCCGCGCACACCTTCTCCGAGGAGTGGTTTGCCCAGGGGCAGCGGATCCTGCGCCGGGGATTCACCGGAACCGGGTTCCACATCATCGTGGACGGCGAGGCGATGGTGAGGGTGGATGGGAAGGACGTCACCAAGCTCGGCCGGGGAGACTTCTTCGGTGAGATCTCGGTGCTGCTGGGAGAGCTACCGACCGCCGATGTGGTCGCGCTCGACCCGCTCCAGTGCCTGGTTCTGGCCGGCCCGGCGACCGAGGCCTTCCTGCATGCACACCCGAAGGTGATGTACCGCCTGCTGCAAGCCGAGGCCATGAGGTTGAAGAACACGCTTCTGTGGCAGAACTAG
- a CDS encoding cyclic nucleotide-binding domain-containing protein produces MPSDSERASALQTIPLFAALSEATRMRIVEIAGELEASAGQVLVQPRTEGSGMFVVEEGTVVVERDGKHIELGAGQFFGELALLTDTKRTARVRAKTDSRLLAIGRDEFKVLLESEPGLALNMLEVLAQRLAR; encoded by the coding sequence ATGCCCTCCGATTCAGAGCGCGCCTCGGCGCTCCAGACGATCCCGCTGTTCGCCGCACTGTCCGAAGCCACCAGGATGCGCATTGTCGAGATAGCCGGGGAGCTGGAAGCCTCCGCGGGTCAGGTCCTGGTGCAACCCAGAACCGAGGGTTCCGGAATGTTCGTGGTAGAGGAGGGCACGGTGGTGGTCGAGCGGGACGGCAAACACATCGAGCTCGGAGCCGGGCAGTTCTTCGGCGAGCTCGCCCTGCTCACCGACACCAAGCGCACGGCTCGGGTGCGAGCAAAGACCGATTCCCGCCTGCTGGCGATCGGCCGGGACGAGTTCAAAGTCCTTCTCGAGTCCGAGCCCGGTCTTGCTCTCAACATGCTCGAGGTCCTCGCTCAGCGTCTAGCCCGCTAA
- a CDS encoding Re/Si-specific NAD(P)(+) transhydrogenase subunit alpha: MAEDRKLTVGVPTETFPGEARVALVPGVLQALSKAGIDAIVQSGAGEAAGFPDSEYEAKGAKIGTREDAFGADIVVQVQTFGSNSKEGRSDLGLMKKDQVVVGFTDPLGNAEGIKEMAGTGATILSVELMPRITRAQSMDVLSSQATVGGYKAVVLAAATMPKMFPMLTTAAGTIRPAKVFVIGAGVAGLQAIATAKRLGAVVQAYDVRAAVKEQVVSVGAKFVEMEIDSADAEDKGGYAKEMGEDFLKKQRELMTSVVENIDVVITTAAIPGKRSPVLITADMVEKMQPGSVIVDLAAERGGNCELTKADETIVVNGVTIMGPTNLPATVPYHASSMYAKNLITFLTHLVKDGEFKWDMEDQITNETLLARGGEVVLPRLREALGLGAPSAAPAAAASPDGKADLNVAPPAGSTNGAAEPENATT; the protein is encoded by the coding sequence GTGGCGGAGGACCGGAAGTTGACGGTTGGCGTGCCAACCGAAACCTTCCCGGGCGAGGCCAGAGTGGCCTTGGTACCGGGTGTTTTACAAGCTCTGTCTAAGGCAGGGATAGACGCGATCGTTCAATCGGGCGCCGGAGAAGCAGCCGGGTTCCCAGACTCTGAGTACGAGGCAAAGGGAGCCAAGATCGGGACCCGCGAGGACGCCTTCGGGGCCGACATCGTGGTTCAGGTCCAGACGTTCGGTTCCAACTCAAAAGAAGGCCGTTCGGATCTCGGTCTCATGAAGAAGGACCAGGTCGTCGTGGGCTTCACCGATCCGCTCGGAAACGCCGAAGGCATCAAGGAGATGGCGGGCACGGGAGCCACCATCCTGTCGGTCGAGCTCATGCCCCGTATCACCCGAGCCCAAAGCATGGACGTGCTTTCCTCCCAGGCCACAGTCGGCGGCTACAAGGCCGTGGTACTGGCCGCCGCAACGATGCCGAAGATGTTCCCCATGCTGACCACCGCCGCCGGGACGATTCGCCCGGCCAAGGTGTTCGTCATCGGCGCCGGCGTGGCGGGCCTTCAGGCCATCGCCACCGCCAAGCGCCTCGGGGCCGTCGTGCAGGCCTACGACGTCCGCGCTGCCGTCAAGGAGCAGGTCGTGTCGGTCGGCGCCAAGTTCGTCGAGATGGAGATCGACTCTGCGGACGCCGAGGACAAGGGCGGCTACGCCAAGGAGATGGGCGAAGACTTCCTCAAAAAGCAGCGGGAGCTCATGACCAGCGTGGTCGAGAACATCGACGTCGTTATTACCACTGCTGCGATCCCCGGCAAGAGGTCTCCCGTGCTGATCACCGCCGACATGGTGGAGAAGATGCAGCCGGGTTCGGTCATCGTCGACCTTGCCGCAGAGCGAGGCGGCAACTGCGAGCTGACGAAGGCCGACGAGACCATCGTGGTCAACGGCGTCACGATCATGGGCCCGACGAACCTGCCGGCAACCGTGCCGTACCACGCCAGCTCCATGTACGCGAAGAACCTGATCACCTTCCTCACCCACCTGGTGAAGGACGGCGAGTTCAAGTGGGACATGGAGGACCAGATCACCAACGAGACCCTGCTGGCCCGGGGCGGCGAGGTTGTCCTCCCCCGCCTGCGTGAGGCTTTGGGTCTTGGTGCTCCGTCCGCCGCACCCGCCGCAGCCGCATCTCCGGATGGAAAGGCCGACCTAAACGTCGCGCCGCCCGCTGGCAGCACCAACGGCGCCGCCGAACCCGAGAACGCAACCACCTAA
- the rimP gene encoding ribosome maturation factor RimP, which translates to MPRLEVSPEVRAICQTVADRRNVELVDVRYGRSGRDVTLEVIVDRNGDVDFDLITEVSKDLSDALDEDEDLIEGSYMLEVSSAGLERPLMKPADYERFAGHEVKVVCREPVDGRNQFRGPIAAAGEDAFTLDLRDRGLVEIPYAVVKKAHLWVDWEEELKRAEEIRIDEGDEVPQRRRKKKSLEGRGR; encoded by the coding sequence ATGCCCCGGCTTGAAGTGAGCCCCGAGGTCCGTGCCATCTGCCAGACGGTTGCCGATCGCCGGAACGTGGAACTGGTTGACGTCCGCTACGGTCGTTCGGGTCGGGACGTCACGCTCGAGGTGATCGTCGACCGAAACGGTGATGTCGATTTCGACCTGATCACCGAAGTTTCCAAAGATCTTTCAGACGCTCTGGACGAGGACGAGGACCTCATCGAGGGCAGCTACATGCTCGAGGTCTCCTCGGCCGGTTTGGAGAGGCCGCTGATGAAGCCGGCCGACTACGAGCGATTTGCCGGGCACGAGGTCAAGGTCGTGTGCCGGGAGCCGGTGGACGGTAGGAACCAGTTTCGGGGACCTATCGCCGCAGCAGGAGAAGACGCGTTCACCCTGGACCTGCGTGACCGTGGCCTGGTTGAGATTCCGTACGCCGTCGTTAAAAAGGCCCACCTGTGGGTCGACTGGGAAGAAGAACTCAAAAGGGCGGAAGAGATCCGAATTGATGAGGGCGACGAGGTACCGCAGCGTCGCCGTAAGAAGAAGTCGTTGGAAGGAAGAGGTCGTTAG
- a CDS encoding protein kinase gives MICPNCGKDNRGGAAFCDACGTRLEVAEPPSAAAPLLPSAGGDRYVARSFLGQGGRKQVFRAVDTRLDREVALSVIRIAGLDDASIERVRREARQMARLGDHPNIVNIFDVGEEEDFIYLVAELMPGGSVDEQLNRAGGALPPERVLAIARQVAAALEYVHDQGIVHRDIKPANVWLSRDGTAKLGDFGLAAGAQAARLTAEGMMLGTVAYMAPEQATGGSVDSRSDLYSLGALLYEAATGKPPFAGDDAIAVISQQINTAPVAPTWHNPNLSPGLEQLILDLLAKSPDDRPQSAADVLDRLGDLEHEATTSAEKVEVQENPLDRLAGGIFVGREAESQQLRLMFDAARKNSGGVALLVGEPGIGKTRMAEELLTYARMKGAQVATGRCYEGEGAPAYWPWIQVIRSTVHDRSAQALASEMGSGAGYIAEIVSDVRQALPDVQSPAGSDLEASRFQLFDSVTNFLKNASRSQPMVIFLDDMHWADKPSLLLLDFVSRQLRDTRILVVCTYRDIELGRQHPLAQSLASIIREPNTRRILLRGLTEADLARYIKLTTGSDPEDSLVKAIATETEGNPFFIIETVRLLASEGRLSARTGSTWSLTIPQGVKEVIGRRLDLLSQECNRVLTLASVLGREFELPAIELLASTPTETLLEALDEAVGARVLNPAAGGGYRFAHALIRETLYEELSTAKRLRLHKATGEALERLAGDDPDRYLFELAHHYFEASALGGVDKAIAYARRAGDKAMHQLAFEQAAEQYDHALQALDLIEAGAGIEEDRCKLLLAMGRAQISAADPAAAHHNFQAAFRQASESGLVELMAEAALGIGDILTGVGSVSRELVETLEAAIAATAGQDSALRVRLLARLGEAYRFDVATSYKEDELSREAVSMARRVGDPQATAQALYARIIALGEGRETHTQVKLATELIETATRAGDVERRLLGLRLRMIALFFINRIPEARRDVEQYAELAAEARLPLYSWFSPLFQATWSYAEGRHGEAAGLVHDAIRQGVQARDPNVWRFTVGASLCLAYEMQDQEWLDTVTEFLAEPDSFRWNWAAYIFAVVAQGDSDEAARLLRKVVSENFETVNTSFGLLWMMGLTAEVCRRLDDTATAEIAYDMITPFGTRFGMFGYLVTTNGCGHHHQGVLATLLGRYDDARYHLDAALELHEAAGFGYLAAQTRLAQARLYSRRNAPGDAEACRKALGRVITASEAGGYKQTLRMALELAAPGEDDEAKNGPVAVVAPGGKSEDSPVSVQAAPDGTVTILFTDIEGSTELNEALGDQLWLDLLADHDRIIRQEVASSGGVVVKSRGDGFMLAFPSARQALTAAIGSQKALAARNAKSPESPPIRVRIGVHTGEVVKQSGDFFGRHVNYASRIADKARGGEILVSELTKALVQGSPEFRFGPPRPAELKGFSGSHSTFSLQWSPGD, from the coding sequence GTGATCTGTCCGAACTGCGGCAAAGACAATCGGGGCGGGGCGGCATTCTGCGACGCCTGCGGCACCCGGCTGGAGGTCGCCGAACCCCCCTCGGCCGCTGCTCCCCTCCTACCGTCGGCCGGCGGCGACCGGTACGTTGCCAGATCCTTCCTTGGCCAGGGAGGCCGCAAACAGGTCTTCCGGGCGGTGGACACCCGCCTGGACCGGGAAGTCGCCCTCTCGGTGATCCGGATCGCCGGGCTGGACGATGCGTCCATTGAGCGCGTCCGCCGGGAAGCCAGGCAGATGGCCCGTCTGGGCGACCACCCGAACATCGTCAACATCTTCGACGTCGGCGAGGAGGAGGACTTCATCTACCTGGTCGCCGAGTTGATGCCCGGCGGCTCGGTGGACGAGCAGCTGAACCGGGCCGGCGGGGCGCTGCCCCCCGAGCGGGTGCTGGCCATCGCCCGGCAGGTCGCAGCCGCGCTGGAGTACGTCCATGACCAGGGCATCGTCCATCGCGACATCAAGCCGGCCAACGTCTGGCTCTCCCGGGACGGCACCGCGAAGCTGGGCGACTTCGGCCTGGCCGCCGGCGCCCAGGCCGCCAGGCTTACCGCGGAGGGCATGATGCTCGGCACGGTCGCATACATGGCGCCCGAGCAGGCAACCGGAGGGAGCGTCGACTCTCGCAGCGACCTCTACTCGCTGGGTGCTCTGCTCTACGAGGCGGCCACCGGCAAGCCTCCCTTCGCCGGGGACGATGCAATTGCGGTCATTTCGCAGCAGATCAACACCGCGCCGGTGGCACCCACCTGGCACAACCCGAACCTGTCGCCCGGACTGGAGCAGCTCATCCTCGACCTCCTTGCGAAGTCGCCGGACGACCGCCCCCAAAGCGCGGCCGACGTGCTTGACCGGCTGGGAGACCTCGAGCACGAGGCGACAACCTCGGCGGAAAAGGTAGAGGTCCAGGAGAATCCCCTCGACCGGCTGGCCGGCGGAATATTCGTGGGGCGGGAGGCCGAGAGCCAGCAGCTCCGGCTGATGTTCGACGCCGCCCGCAAGAATTCCGGGGGGGTCGCCCTCCTGGTGGGAGAGCCCGGCATCGGCAAGACCCGCATGGCCGAGGAGCTGCTTACCTACGCCCGCATGAAGGGCGCCCAGGTGGCGACCGGCCGTTGCTACGAAGGCGAGGGGGCGCCGGCATACTGGCCCTGGATCCAGGTCATCCGGTCGACGGTTCACGACCGTTCGGCGCAGGCGCTGGCCTCGGAGATGGGGTCCGGCGCCGGGTACATCGCGGAAATCGTCTCCGACGTCCGGCAGGCTCTTCCCGACGTCCAGAGCCCGGCAGGCTCGGACCTGGAGGCCTCACGCTTCCAGCTGTTCGACTCGGTGACCAACTTCCTGAAGAACGCCTCCCGCTCCCAGCCGATGGTGATCTTCCTGGACGACATGCATTGGGCGGACAAGCCGTCGCTGCTGCTCCTGGACTTCGTCAGCCGCCAGCTGCGGGACACCCGGATACTCGTCGTATGCACCTACCGGGACATCGAGCTCGGGCGGCAGCACCCGCTGGCTCAGAGCCTCGCCTCGATCATCCGGGAGCCGAACACCCGCCGGATCCTCCTGCGGGGCCTGACCGAAGCCGACCTTGCCCGCTACATCAAGCTCACGACCGGGTCCGACCCGGAGGACTCCCTGGTCAAGGCGATCGCGACGGAGACCGAAGGGAACCCGTTCTTCATCATCGAAACCGTTCGGCTCCTGGCCTCCGAGGGCAGGCTTTCGGCGAGGACCGGCAGCACGTGGAGCCTGACCATCCCCCAGGGGGTCAAGGAGGTGATCGGGCGGCGTCTCGATCTGCTTTCACAGGAGTGCAACCGGGTGCTGACTCTGGCATCAGTGCTCGGCCGGGAGTTCGAGCTTCCTGCGATCGAGCTGCTGGCCTCCACCCCCACCGAGACCCTGCTGGAAGCTCTGGACGAAGCCGTCGGGGCCCGGGTGCTCAACCCGGCCGCCGGGGGCGGGTACCGCTTCGCCCACGCGCTGATCAGGGAGACCCTCTACGAGGAGCTTTCGACGGCCAAAAGACTGCGGCTGCACAAAGCGACCGGTGAGGCCCTGGAGCGGCTGGCAGGCGATGACCCGGATCGTTACCTTTTCGAGCTGGCGCACCACTACTTCGAGGCCTCGGCGTTGGGAGGGGTCGACAAGGCCATCGCATACGCCCGCCGGGCGGGTGACAAGGCGATGCACCAGCTGGCCTTCGAGCAGGCCGCCGAACAGTACGACCACGCCCTCCAGGCACTCGATCTGATCGAAGCCGGAGCCGGCATCGAGGAGGACCGGTGCAAGCTCCTCCTGGCGATGGGCAGGGCGCAGATCAGCGCAGCCGACCCGGCGGCGGCCCACCACAACTTCCAGGCAGCCTTCAGGCAGGCCTCGGAGTCCGGTCTCGTCGAGCTCATGGCGGAGGCGGCGCTGGGGATCGGCGACATTCTCACCGGGGTGGGCTCGGTGAGCCGGGAGCTCGTAGAAACCCTGGAGGCGGCGATTGCAGCCACCGCGGGGCAGGATTCCGCCCTCCGCGTGCGGCTGCTGGCGCGGCTGGGGGAGGCCTACAGGTTCGACGTCGCCACCAGCTACAAGGAGGACGAGCTCTCCCGGGAGGCGGTCTCCATGGCGCGCCGGGTGGGCGACCCGCAGGCGACCGCCCAGGCTTTGTACGCCCGGATCATCGCGCTCGGCGAGGGAAGGGAGACCCACACCCAGGTCAAGCTGGCCACCGAGCTCATCGAGACTGCAACCAGGGCCGGGGACGTCGAACGCCGGCTCCTCGGGTTGCGGCTGCGAATGATCGCGCTGTTTTTCATCAACCGGATCCCCGAGGCGCGCCGGGACGTCGAGCAGTATGCCGAGCTGGCCGCCGAGGCGCGGCTGCCCCTCTACAGCTGGTTCAGCCCTTTGTTCCAAGCGACCTGGAGCTACGCCGAGGGAAGGCACGGGGAGGCCGCCGGGCTGGTGCACGATGCAATCCGCCAGGGCGTCCAGGCACGCGACCCGAATGTCTGGCGGTTCACGGTGGGGGCCAGTCTCTGCCTGGCGTACGAGATGCAGGATCAGGAGTGGCTCGACACGGTTACCGAGTTCCTTGCCGAACCCGACTCCTTTCGGTGGAACTGGGCGGCTTACATCTTCGCGGTGGTTGCGCAGGGTGACAGCGATGAGGCGGCTCGCCTGCTGCGCAAAGTGGTTTCGGAGAACTTCGAGACGGTAAACACGTCGTTCGGACTGCTGTGGATGATGGGGCTGACTGCGGAGGTCTGCCGCCGGCTGGACGACACTGCAACCGCAGAGATCGCCTACGACATGATCACCCCGTTCGGAACCCGGTTCGGCATGTTCGGGTACCTGGTTACCACCAACGGGTGCGGGCATCATCATCAGGGCGTGCTGGCGACGCTCCTCGGTCGTTACGACGACGCCCGCTACCACCTGGATGCCGCGCTCGAACTGCACGAGGCTGCCGGATTCGGTTACCTGGCCGCCCAAACCCGACTGGCACAGGCCCGCCTGTACTCGCGCCGCAACGCCCCGGGCGACGCCGAGGCCTGCCGGAAAGCGCTCGGCCGGGTGATCACGGCATCCGAGGCCGGCGGTTACAAACAGACGCTCCGGATGGCGCTCGAGCTGGCGGCTCCGGGCGAGGACGACGAAGCGAAGAACGGGCCCGTCGCCGTCGTGGCGCCGGGAGGCAAGTCGGAAGATTCGCCGGTCTCCGTGCAGGCCGCCCCTGACGGGACGGTGACGATCCTCTTCACCGACATCGAGGGTTCCACCGAGCTCAACGAAGCGTTGGGGGACCAGTTGTGGCTCGATCTGCTTGCCGACCATGACCGGATCATCCGGCAGGAGGTCGCAAGCTCCGGCGGCGTCGTGGTCAAGTCCAGGGGAGACGGGTTCATGCTGGCCTTCCCCAGCGCCCGGCAGGCGTTGACGGCGGCCATCGGCTCTCAGAAGGCACTCGCCGCCCGAAATGCGAAGTCCCCGGAGTCACCACCCATCCGGGTTCGGATCGGGGTCCATACCGGGGAGGTCGTCAAGCAGAGCGGGGACTTCTTCGGCCGGCACGTGAACTACGCATCACGGATTGCCGACAAGGCCCGGGGAGGGGAGATCCTCGTGTCGGAGCTGACCAAGGCGCTGGTCCAGGGTTCCCCGGAGTTTCGGTTCGGCCCGCCTCGCCCGGCCGAGCTGAAGGGTTTTTCGGGGAGCCACTCGACGTTCAGCCTCCAATGGAGCCCGGGTGACTGA
- a CDS encoding calcium-binding protein: MTIFSSGRRAAAVPAILLLAGLFVLSTAGPVHGIEFVCDISGSNIQGTSEDEVLCGTPGNDVIRGGGGDDVIYGLGGDDRLFGEAGNDLIYGDGCEFESGEVGNGETCENTGDDVILGGSGHDRIYAGPGNDRANGEGGDDTVYGQEGNDILRGEGGRDALAGHEGEDLANGGAALDVCNAETERQCEEDFAS; this comes from the coding sequence ATGACGATCTTCAGTTCTGGGCGACGGGCGGCCGCCGTCCCGGCAATACTGCTGCTGGCCGGTCTCTTTGTGCTTTCAACGGCCGGGCCTGTTCACGGTATCGAGTTCGTTTGCGACATCAGCGGGAGCAACATCCAAGGCACATCGGAGGACGAGGTCCTCTGCGGCACCCCGGGCAACGACGTCATCCGGGGAGGCGGCGGGGACGACGTCATCTACGGACTTGGGGGCGACGACCGGCTCTTTGGGGAGGCCGGAAACGATCTCATCTACGGCGATGGATGCGAATTCGAGTCCGGCGAGGTGGGCAACGGCGAGACCTGTGAAAACACCGGCGACGACGTCATCCTCGGGGGCTCCGGCCACGACCGGATCTACGCCGGCCCGGGGAACGACCGGGCCAACGGTGAAGGCGGGGATGACACCGTTTACGGCCAGGAAGGCAACGACATCCTCCGCGGCGAGGGCGGACGGGACGCTCTGGCCGGGCATGAAGGCGAAGACCTTGCGAACGGCGGAGCTGCTCTGGATGTCTGCAATGCCGAGACCGAAAGGCAGTGCGAGGAGGACTTCGCTTCCTAA